One window from the genome of Candidatus Binatia bacterium encodes:
- a CDS encoding cold shock domain-containing protein produces the protein MDQGTVKWFNGQKGYGFITKDDGQDVFVHYSAIAGQGFRSLDEGQRVEFEITQGPKGLQAANVSKI, from the coding sequence ATGGATCAAGGTACGGTTAAGTGGTTCAACGGACAGAAAGGCTACGGCTTTATCACCAAAGACGATGGGCAGGACGTCTTCGTCCATTATTCCGCCATCGCCGGCCAGGGCTTTCGGTCGCTTGACGAAGGCCAGCGCGTGGAATTCGAGATCACGCAAGGGCCGAAGGGGTTGCAGGCCGCGAACGTCTCGAAGATCTGA
- a CDS encoding LptA/OstA family protein, with protein sequence MAAVLLLAVIGALADRSCGQEARAATRSPAATGTPPGPESLLGAMSFSSKREPISITADAMEFEYRTRVLAYKGSVVVIQGDMKLESNRLTVALDDHVDNQVKEVVADGNVRLSKGSRWATGGRAVFDQGRNTVVLSEKAELHDGPNQITGDRVVVYLNEERSVVEGRVKALLSPSQVEAVPAAGEKKP encoded by the coding sequence GTGGCCGCGGTCCTCCTGCTGGCCGTGATCGGCGCGCTGGCCGACCGGTCTTGCGGTCAGGAGGCGCGGGCGGCAACGCGGTCGCCTGCCGCCACGGGGACTCCGCCGGGGCCGGAGTCGCTCCTGGGAGCGATGTCCTTCAGCTCGAAGCGGGAGCCCATCTCGATCACTGCCGATGCCATGGAGTTCGAGTACCGCACGCGGGTGCTCGCCTACAAGGGCAGCGTCGTGGTGATCCAGGGCGACATGAAACTGGAGAGCAACCGTCTGACCGTGGCCCTGGACGATCACGTCGACAATCAGGTCAAAGAAGTGGTGGCGGACGGCAATGTCCGGCTGTCCAAGGGTTCGCGCTGGGCCACCGGCGGGCGCGCCGTGTTCGACCAGGGGCGCAACACCGTGGTGCTCAGCGAGAAGGCCGAGTTGCACGACGGCCCCAACCAGATCACCGGCGACCGTGTCGTGGTGTATCTCAACGAGGAGCGCAGCGTCGTCGAAGGCCGGGTCAAAGCCCTGCTGTCTCCGTCACAGGTGGAGGCCGTGCCCGCAGCGGGGGAGAAGAAGCCGTGA
- the lptC gene encoding LPS export ABC transporter periplasmic protein LptC — MRKRLRFGIMTIVVLLLSAVGLLVGRSLWSQRQKDLAQQGLEFLPGVSQHIRDFHRVKIQNGKKVWEISALDAQYFQEDNTVVVREARMELSLRDGRTVGLKSDEARIELDGREVKRVVLRGAIEIKTSDYMVRTDQATYDHVREIISAPGAVEISGRALQLRGDQMEVNVDSERVTLLHNVAMHLEPALLPQGGSDAPL, encoded by the coding sequence ATGAGAAAACGACTTCGCTTTGGCATCATGACGATCGTGGTGTTGCTGCTATCCGCGGTAGGCCTTCTGGTCGGCCGCAGCTTGTGGAGCCAGCGCCAGAAGGACCTGGCGCAGCAAGGGTTGGAGTTCCTGCCCGGGGTGTCGCAGCACATCCGCGATTTTCATCGGGTGAAGATTCAGAATGGCAAGAAGGTCTGGGAGATCTCCGCGCTGGATGCCCAGTACTTCCAAGAGGACAACACGGTGGTGGTGCGTGAGGCGAGGATGGAGCTGTCCCTGCGTGACGGCCGGACCGTCGGCCTCAAGAGCGACGAGGCGCGGATTGAATTGGACGGGCGCGAAGTCAAGCGTGTGGTGCTGCGCGGCGCCATTGAGATAAAGACATCGGATTACATGGTCCGGACTGACCAAGCGACGTATGATCACGTCCGCGAGATCATTTCCGCCCCGGGCGCAGTGGAGATTTCCGGACGAGCGTTGCAGCTGCGCGGTGATCAAATGGAGGTGAACGTCGACAGCGAGCGGGTCACCCTGCTCCATAACGTGGCGATGCACTTGGAGCCGGCTTTGTTGCCGCAAGGAGGAAGCGACGCACCGCTGTAG